The DNA sequence AATAAGAGGAGCAAATAAGCAAACGGAGAGAACAACTCAAGCTGGAAATGGAAATTGCAGCATCAATGTCCAGTATGTGTTGCCATTAGCAACTGAATTATCGAATTTCAGTTATCTTTTGTCCATTAGGGagccaaaaaaattaaattactgcACTGTTTATCAAGCAGCAGAATTTGACATCTTTGCCAAGGAAAGAGATAAAAGTTTTTGATAAAGATCCCCTAAGATACCATGCATTTATGAAAGCATTTAAACATATAGAACAGAGCTCTGATTATCTGAATGACTGCCAGCATTTCCTGTAAACGTTAGAGGACAGACAATGCAGCTTTTGAGGAGTTGTCAACAGATGTCTGTTGAAATAGGTTATGGTGGAGTGAAGGCTCTGTTGGAGGAATATTTTTGAGATCTACATGGAAAGTGTTTTTCAGTGGCCTATGATCAAAGCAGATGATGTGAAAACACTTCAAACTTAAACTTAGGAGGATGTTGTAATATCATAGATGGGGATGAGTATATGAATGGAGTGAACATGCCTGTCAATATGGTGATCATCATAAAGAAACTGCATTATAAAATGAGAGACAGATGTAGAGTGTGGAGTTGAAGAGAGACAATGCTGCTGGGCTGTCTTTCAGATAATTTGCATTTTAcgtgtatgatttgtttttttgagacaTTCAGCATAATCCAAGGAAGAGACAAGTTAAAGAAATCAACAAGACAAAATATCATTTACATCCAAAAGGAACGAATTTGGCCACTGCAGTGGATATGGTGGATTGAAaggagtttttttaatttgagtaggaaggtttttttaattggaaAGGAGAGCACAATGAGAAAAATGGCATTCCTGAAGCATCATGTGAAGCATTCCTGAAGCAATCTCTGCAGGATATTTGTGCACAGGGACAATCAATATGGAATGTAAGAGCCATTCatcatgtaacatttttatgttgtcacCCTTGCAATGCTTCATATCCATTGATTGAATGTGCCATTGGAACCCATGAAAGTGATGCTAAATGTGAATGCAGATCTCCTTGCAAGAAATGTGgcggctgtagcttagttggtaaggcagttgtccacatgggtgagcaccttgcatggcagccaccgccatctgtgtgtgagtgtctgtgtgaatggaaatcaacattgtagcgcgctttggataaaaccgctatataagtggccatttaccatttaccaagaaaaaaaaaacatctttgatTGACTGAATGGATTGCTGAATTGGGAAAAGGCAGGATGTTCTTGGTCATCACCAGTAGGATATCAGCAATAAGATTAGACAAGCTTTGGCGACAGcagttaaaaatacatttccctGTAAGAAATGCAAGGTTACAGATGCAGATGGCAGATCTACGCCAGTGGAGTCCACTGCTTGGTCCTTTCGAGAGAAACTGAGAAAGAGGTTTGGTGAATAGATATGGAGTTATGTTTATGTGATGCCATGCATGTTAAGGTAGGGGCATTGCTTGACACGGACAATTCTATTACTTTAAATATTGGTTTGGATTTCTGGGCAAGTCCAAAGCAGAGGACCCGCAGGGGTCTAGGTCCAAGATCCCATAGGCAAACAGTACATTCAACAGGAAcggacaggaacaggaactgggGGAGCCAGAGCACCCTCACAGGAAGCTGGACCGAGGTTGCGCCGTCGACCTGGGCGAACCACTCTGAACCGGTGGCGGTGTTGACCCACACAGGAGCCGGGACAGAGGTGCAAGCCGTGTCGACCTGGGCGAGCCCCTCCGAACAGCCAGCGGCGCCGACCTGGGCGAACCCTCTGAACTCCTGACGGCGTTggaccacacaggaaacacaacagTTGACCACACAGGAAGCAGAACAGAGGTCGCCTGGGCGAACTCCTCCAAACTGCTGGTGGCGATCGGCCCGGGAGCAGGGGAAGGTGCGGCTGAGCCAGGGCAGGAGTGACTCTGTCTCCCCTCACCTCTATAGTAGCCAGCGTCTCCAACAACTTTGGGGCACTAGGCAGGCTACACAATCAGGGTCGTGAGCAGACCACTTGCTTTACCTGCCTGGCCTTGGCCAAGTGTGTCTCAGATACTGTAGACCGCATACAGGAGTCCCAGAGGTAAGTGAGCAAATCTATGACTACAGGGAGTTGTTTGCTCAGTTCAGAGGCTGATACCTGTTCACTAGGCAAGAGGGAATTGGTCGACCGAAGGGTATGACCACACTTCTTGGCAGCCCCCTGTTGTGCTGCCAAACGGTGTGCAGACACAGGAACAGACGTTGGCACCAGAACGGATAAAGGACCCAGGGCTGCAACAGCAGAGGAGACATGGAGAACAGGATCCTGTGGTGGATTCAGGGACTAAGGTTTGGACTGTGGTTTGGTCTTACGCCTATGTCAGGTTCCCAGAGGCCGGGAAGGGATGGCGAGGCGAGAACCACAAAACTTGACATTGATAGAGGGCGGGTTTCTTTAACTCAGGGCGGGAAAGACCGCAAAAAGACCTCTGTGGCAGATGGTTTTCCCTCAGAGTGGTATTAAGAAATGAAAAATCTACTAATCCCATTAATGAAATATAATTATGTTCTGGAAACTGGCATAACTCCCTCTTCTTGCAAAGAAGCAGTGATTTCTCTAATAACAAAAGAGGGTAAAGACAAACTTAATTGTGGAAGCTATCGTCCAATAAATGTACTTAACCAAGATTTTTACCCATATCCTAGCAAAAAGGATGGAAGATGTTCTCCCCCAAATAATAAGTTTAGATCAGAAGGGCTTTATTAAGCAAAGACAGGGACAAGACAATATTCGCTGAATGTTGCATGcgatcaaacacacaaagaaaatatccTTCAGACAGAATTATTGAGTCTTGATGCTGAAAAAGCCTTTGATTGAGTTAAGTGGGAGTTTTTATATGAAGTATGGCACCAGTTCGGATTTCGGACAGAcctttattaaaacaattcaaGGATCTACAATAGCCCAAAGGcaagaataaaaattaaacgTTTCCATATCCGACTTGTACTAGGAACTAGGCAAGCCTGACCATTGAACCATTGttatttgcaatatttattGAAGCTTTAACCAGGGCATCACCCaggaaaaatatattaaagttaTAAAACTGCTGGGTCAGGAACATTTTCCTTATTTACAGATGACAACCTAATCGGCTGAGTTTTCAAACCTCAAACTTAATTATAAACCCACCCAGACCATAACcacaaatatcaaatcaaaCTGGGATTTGGATTATAtgaaatacctttttttttttttttttttttgcctttcgtcttatcccgtgagttcagggtcaccacagtggatcattcttgatttggcacattttataCCTAGGAGTAATAGCACAAAAGGCCTACATACAAATGTATATACCTTGATTTTAAGTTTATTgaaccaaaaaataaacaatgacatAAAGAGATGGAATTTAATCCCAGTACTAAGTCTGTAAAAATTTATATCTTACCTAGGATACTATATTTGTTCCAGATTCttccagataaaaaaaataaacgaTAGCAagacaattaaataaatggGATAAATTAATATTAAGGTACATATGGTAAGGGAAGAATTTGAGGATAAGATTTTAATCTCTTTAGCTAACAAAGGACAAGAGGGAATTCTCACTCGCCTGCCTAAAGGACTACTACATATCAGCCCAATTGAGGAGCTTTATTTGTTGGTGTAGCCCTAATTATCAACAAGATGGAAGGAAATGGAAGAAACTATATCTGGCATGATTAggagacaaaagacaaataaaaaatctgaTTGAAAGAGATAATAAATGGGTCAACTTACCTCTTAAATATGGTTAAGTATCATTGCTAAGAATGGCTGGTCTGCACAGATAAAGATCCTAAGAGGGGCCCCCTACAGCCCTGACTTTACCCCAAACAAACTAGATGCAAGGAAATTAAGCTCAACCTCATGAAGAACATTTGCATGGAAGAGACTCATTTGATATTTCATCACATATGTTCAGAAATCCCGCCATTTAGGCTCTTCTAGCTGCTGGAGGAACTGTTGCTCCCAAGAAGCCAATCACTTTCATCTGTTCTGGGCTTGCCCAAAAGTGAACACTTTTTGATTAGACCCAATCAGAACTAATCAATGTATTCAGAGTACAGTTCAATCGCAATTGGGACAAAATTCTCTTTGGGTTACAACATTCAGCACCGATAACTCCTAAATCACCTTTTTGGAATATTGAGTGTAGCTGCCAGAAATGCAATTACAAAGAAATGGTTAAAACCTGATACACCATCTATAGAAGACTGGTATGATATCATCTACAAAATTTTCATTATGGAAACAATCAGTTTTTTATGAGGCTCCAGAAATTCAAGTTTGAAGAAAGCTGGAAGGAGTGGATGAAATATATGTCCCTGAGACACtcaaactccctttaacggaaacctccagcagaaccaggctcagtgtgggcggccatctgccttgactagttgggtgagtggaaagtgaagacagaaaagaaaagagctacagaagcaaaaaaaaacccaaaaacaaactattattaacaataatattatttcaattgtctctttatttgtttcctttcttttagTTCACGACTGAAAACACCCTATGTTCTGTTTATACGgttagaaattattttgttagaAATTTTAAACGTGGGTCTATCAAGTTGTACAATTAAACAAGATTGTGTGCTGCTGTGCCAAGGTCCTAAATAAAGAGTAAAGGTCTAAAAAAAGCACTCCAGTACAACGATCTAACTAATTATTGGTTACAGAtataaatgatgggttgaagctgttttaagatctaaagcttttttctttccaaactcATCATTTTGGACCATCACACAGTGATGGTAACAGTCAAACTAACgtcatttaaagaataaaacactgatacaaccagtaataaaaatgtccagAGAGCTGGACATAAGGTGAGGATGCACAGAATTAAAAAGCCACAGAAATAAATCCCTTAACAagaaggaaatgtgtgtgtgaagctctGTGCTTCTCTTGAAGCTTTAGTTAGTtctttgcacctgatttaatctaagtaaacacagtggatggtcaCAAGTGTATGTGACTGCTTCCttcagaaagagaggaggacaaAAAATGTCCTCAGTCCATCAATAATATGAATGTGTTAATTAGCAGGGACCAGCTCTGTCCCAGTTCTCCGCCCAGTAAGACCAAGAACTGGCTTTGGTGTGCTTTACATCTCCCTCTTTCTGACTTATggcacagagagaaggagagggaggctACGCCTAGTTCAATTTCAGGAGACATTTGATGGTCTTTGACTTGGCAGAGTGAATGTTAAACCCTGTTCAATGATTCGCATTTGAAGACACAAAATTCAGTTAAAGTTATTTATATCCTATAGTAAAgttagttaaagttaaaaaaaagtaacaggATAAGTAAAAAGATGAGTGTGTTGTCTGAAGCTTGGCCCTTAGGAGTCCGTGATCATGCCAGTGTGATCAAGTCACATGATTGGTTTGATGGTAAACTTCTTTTAATGTGTGGTACATTATGTTAAAATCAACAGTTTTCATAATTATGGCCTTCTCCTAAGGGTTAAAGATCATAAGTGACTTCCACAGTGCTGTTCTTTTATGATAGTGTAATAAACCCTGACATGAAATTTTCAAATACCTAATTCCTGtgcaggtggtcacataattctTTTGTCACAGCTGTTTGGTGAATTTATACATAATGGAGAGATTAGATTTACTTGGTGTCATGATCCGACAATCACTTaacttccttttattttgtacctccTTTTCTcaacttcctgtccccagttcacGTTTCCAGCTTCACCAGTCATCACCACTCACAgttgctttcacctgttcccctgcctttttaaacccagctctccccttggttCGTTGTTGGATCattatctgtttgtttgtctctgccATCAGTGCAACACATTGCCTTCCGAGTTACCTGATTTTTGGACTCCTGACCCTGTTTTGTGgacactgttttctgtttggtctgaggtttgattttggtttttcaCTCTTTCAGTCCTCCCCTGTTTGTGGATTTTGTCAGGTGTGTGTAAGACTTGTTTTTCTAGTGTGCTTTGATTAGTTTATGATTCCATGAATGTCTGTTTTTCCAGTGTTTGGTTATTTCTTGGGATCATTGTTTTAGTTCATTACTGTATCTGCTCCCCTGGGTTTATGTCttaggtttctgtgtttttttaatggtttttattattgttagttCTTTCTCTCATTTCTAGAGTTCTTTCTCTAGTTCTTTCTCTAGTAAATTGCTAATGTTTCCTAGAGTTTATTCCTTGTCTTCTAGTTTTGTAGTCATCCCCCTGGGATTTACCAGTTCGTCCTCCTTCATAGGAGTCAGTTTAGGttggtgtgtggtgtgtgtgttttatttttgttccccGCCCCCCCTTGTCCTTTTGTTAGaatctttaataaaacacaatctTTTCACTTAACCTCTCTCgccttgttgctcttgggtCCACGTTAAAACTAATCCTGACACATGGCTATAATTGGCTAAATCAGATGGGTCAAAAAAATGtcttaagtaatggtttgattgtAGCGAACCACAGGTTTTAGTTAAATTGATTAGATCTAACATTATGTCGACTTTGAGCCGTCTAATGAGGATGGGGTCTAAGAAGACACGCTGATGGTTTAGATGGAAcaatagttgaagttagctaATTGAGATCCATAGGGAATAAAAAATCTTATTAGAATTGAGTATAATTGATTCTAGCGCTTTGGTACAAGAGGATCTATCTATGATATATATGAGGAGGATCTGGTGATTTTGCTTTCTGtaatagttattttatttagaaaccCATGATGTCATTGCTGCTAGGGTATGCTAGGCtcaactgtgtttgtgtattttagggAAAGTGTGATGCAATCACAGCTGTGAAGTTGCTCAGCTGTTTTGATGACCTTGTTGCCGTGGGAACAGCTTCAGGTCGGGTTGCTGTCTTTCAGCTGGTTTCTCCACTTCCTGGCCGCAACAAACAGGTGAGAACATCTACATAGGGAGCATAGAACTTTTATTATGTACATATGGGTTGAGGCCTGTGCAGATGGGTACCGTAGATACAGGCAGGTTCACCAACTCTAACTAGTGTCTGTTATTTGATCTCTGCAGCTATTAACTGTCTTTCTCACTGTCTGCAGCTGCGGCGCATTGACGTGGTTGGCCTCCACAAAGGTTTAGTGACATCATTGGCATTTAGCACCAATGGAATGAAGCTTTTCTCTGGAGATGATAAAGGACGAGTTGTCTTCTCAGCTCTGGACCTGGACCAGGTCAGTCTTATTTTAGCTGTGTCTATGTTTACCTGTGCCTGAGCCCACCTGAGCATTTACCTGTATATGTCTACCTTGATAGGGTGTGTGTAAgcctgtgctgctgtttgaggAGTCCTCAGGTGTAGTTCAGATGGAGTACAGTCACCAGGTGCTGCTGGTCTCCACCCAGCAGAGATCTCTGCTCtactgtacacagacacatgaaGTGCAGCAGCTGGGCACCAGGCCCCGcaaaaggtaaatggtctgcttatatatACAAAGAGGTATCGCATACAAATTGAAACATACATGTGAAATACTGTGGAAGCCAAGAACGGCCATAGATGcggttatttttatttattttttttgccaccATCTCAGGATAATCATTCTTGAGGTAATTTGTAGAAACCTCAATGACAGTCTTAGGATCTGTAGATCAGGAtttgattttactttgtttcaaaagcaaataaagacTATTTGAGTTTTTTCATGattgtctaaatgttttatgaataaTGGTTAGCTTGTAGGGTTAGATAAACACTCCCCTAGGCCAGGTCTACTTTAAGGTCCTCTTTTATCTGTCTTGTTCTGAACAGCTGTTTCTATTGGACATTTAGAATTTGATGCTTTGGTTTGCGTCGTCCTAGTTAAATGGCCCATGGTCAGCACACCAGTGTCATCCTGTCAGGATGTGTAACTGCCTTGgtgcacaaaaacaacaccCTGCCACTTTTCATCCTCCAAGAAAAGTGAGTATGTGACTGTTTGTGTGCAGCTCAATTCAAGTCTCTTATTCATCAGTACCCAGAACCCTTTTCTGCatacatagattttttttttttttttttaattgtcattttAGAGGCAGCAGATTTCCCAAAGGTTCCATGACAAGGTAATTGTCTTGTCATCACAAGTATGGTATAAGAAAAGATACAGCATCCATGGCCGCTCCTGGCTTTTGTAATGCACAACAGCCTCCATACAAGTGATATTTGTTGTTTGCAGTAGTGGCAGATTTGGTGCTTGCTTCCTGCCTGCGCTATGTAAGCAAAGTGATCTTCAGGTGTTTGCTGCTCGACCTGGACTCAGGCTTTGGAGGTCAGACATCAGGGGACAGGTGGAAGACACCAGGCTGCTTAAACCACTGTTCAGCACACAGGTACACTGGGAACACCGATACATAAAGCAGCACAGACAAGTGTCAGAAACACATGGCACACATATgttcactgctgtttttttctctactaTTGACAATGGTATTACTACAGTTGCTATTGCTAATATGTCAGGGCTTGAAGgaatttttctctctctccctccccccaccTGTCTGTCAGATCCCACAGTTTGAGCTGTTTCCTCGTCCTGGTCCTGTAGGAGCATACCGTCCTGCAGACAGGCAGCTCGGTGTGCTCAGCTGTTTTCTCAGAGACAGTTGGATCCTCAGCTGGAATGAGTACAGCATCTATGTCCTTGACTATCTCAATGAGGTACTACTGCTCATTATACTACCTACTGTATAGCATCCTGTTAACGGGTACAGCATGTACAAATGCTAACTACTATTACCAGGGGCAGTTTAGTATCTTGTATTAGTACTGCTTCCTATTAGGAACAGTGCAAGCAATGCTCTCTGACCACTGACTTATGTAAATGTTAACATGTGACTAccgatgtgtgtgtgaacaataACGAGTGGATGTTAACGTGTGATCAGTGACATGCAAAGAAtctgttttggtgttttgtatGTGATGGGCTTAGGTCATTATTGGAGCACTGGAGAGCAGCGGAGacattgtgtctgtgtcttgTTGTGACAACGAGATCTTCATCCTGAAAGGAGACAGGGACATCATCCGCATCTCCAACAGCCCAGAGGGAATTGCCTCCAACTGTGAGTACTACCCCTACTTCTGCTATCAATACTGTGGTATCACTACTGCTGCCCTAACTTTAACCTTCCTGATAAAAGATAAATACTGTAACACCAACTGTTTGACTTTAGTGTAAGTGCTGCTCACCCCCCCACCCTGACAGCCTCACATGCCTGATTCTGTCCTCCAGTGTCAGAGCTCTCTGCCCGTCTGACATCACCATTAACATTGACCATTCTCCCACCAACTGGATCTGTGGAGACTGCTCAGCCAATCAGGACCATGGCCATCATCGTTGAGGGTGGGGGGAAAGAGCAGGAAGGggggaaaaatgaaaatgaagaggaagagggtgtggaggaagcagaggagcaggaggagtaTCAGCTGGAGGTGACTGAGACCCACAATCCACCATGCCCCCAAATTAACTAACTGGTTTAATTGGTTGATTTACAGGCAAGTTAACTGATTGACATTACGTTTACTTGTATATCACTTTGTTTGTGCAGGCGATGGAGCAGCTCGACCAGCGCTCCAGTTTGTTCACCAGCAGCTCTCGTAGTCGCAGCAGCTCTGTCACATCCTGGGACAGTCTCCGTGGAAACACCACAGTCCCCACATCCTGTGAGCTAACCCCCGGACGCTACAGTGCTCCCATGGGTCAGGTGGAGATGCAGCAGGAGCTGGTGGTGAAAGCCATCAgggtgaagaagaagaggagacgGCATGGTAAGCTGACAGACTGCGAGATAGTCCAGAGACAGACGGGCTCTTTAAACTAACTGTTTTATGTCTTGCTGTCCATCCTTAGACAGCAGTGGTGGGAACCGTCTCTCAGAGAGCAGCTGTTCAGACTCTATGTTTGTAGTCCAAGATGGCAGCTGCAGTGATGGAGGAAGTGAAGGAACGCCTCTCAGTGACCAAGCCTCCCTCATTGGGCTGGATCTTCAGAATCAGGACACTCCAGAACAGATCCAGGACCAGGATTCAGTGGGGGCTGGAGGAGGTTCAGAAAAAGGTGTAAAGGATGAGGTGATGGAGTCCTCTTCCAACCCGTCTGGGTTAGTATAAGGACTTCAGCTTTTTCCATCTGTCTCTACCCAACGTCTCCTGCTGAGCCCTCTGTCTGATCCTTGTTTTCTTGACCCAGCTCCCTCCTCCCAGTATCCCTGCTGCTTCAGGGTCTGGAGAATCAGTTGAGCGCAGGAAATGCCTCCGCTCCTTGTCCAGGGGAGGAGGTCGTCCCTCTGACTCCTGATGTGGATCTGCTGTTGGAGTGCACCTTCTCCTACATGCACAACACAGAGGATGATGGTGGACAGGAGCAGGAGCCACTGGTGGAGCAGGAGAATGAGTTTCTGACCCCTTTGGTTAGACCAGAGGAGGAGGTGTGTTCCTTAATGAGCATCAGGTTTTGTCTGTAACTATCAGGTggtaacaaaatgtgttttgataaaCATTCAAACAGGTAAAGCTGTTAACTTTCCCCTTGATAAGTTAACAGCTCCCAGCTGACAGTTAACTTCCCAGTGGGGGGAGTCAGTTAATTGACACAAATATATCTGCTactattaaaacacataatGAACACATCTagacaaaacaggaaaatcTGTGAGTACTAACAACCTGATACATACTGCTTGCACTACACTATAGTTGCATTTTATCAACAACCCACTACTTTACATTACAAGCTGTCTAGACATGTTTGTTATATAGTGTTTGGTTCTGGACACTCTATAGGATGAATTGTCTCAGGAACTAGGAAATTCTGTTTCATCCTGAAGCTCTCTTGAATATggctttaaaataacaatattgcTAAGCTAAACTTGAACTCCCTCTCTGTTTTACACCAAGGTTCCTAGTTTGAAAACATGACAACAGTGTGATTATGGAACTAGGCACCTTAAAGTGAGCCTCTGCAATTTGTTGCTAGAACTGCAGCTAGTTCTCAGGCCTTTGCAGTTAGATCTAGATCTCTGTAGCACAGCCCCAGACCTCTGCAAGATGTCCTCAGACTCCAGACTTTTGCTACTAGATTATCTCTATAGCTTACCATAGCAACAGTCAtgaatgtaattacattttatgtgtttctgtACAGGAGGATGACCTGGCACCCCCTTCAGGTCTGATTGACCAAATGTTTTACTCCACTGTGTCTAGTCTGGACAGAAAAAGTTTGTCCAGTGATGAAGAAGGAGACATCTACTGTCACACTCTGCCTCCTGCTACCACCGGAAGTGATGTCCACACCGGTCTAACTAATCAGATGGagaaggcagacagacagatggaccaGGACTCTCAGGACAGAGACAAACTCAAACCTGACCAGGTGAGATGCAGCAGGTGACCAAATGAGGCACATGCATGTGACCAGAGTAGTCCTGCAGAAGAGTGTAATATTATTTTGATTTGTCTCTTTCTAGTTGGCAGAAAGCTGGATGGGATACTCAGGACCAGGATGTGGAATACTGAGTCTCCAGGTGACTGACAGGTGGGTCTGCAGGTAACTCTGTATTACTTTAAAGGGGATGGGTTTGTATTCAGGTGACTCAACCAACctattatttaacattatgtattttaatctgttttttagttttgacCAAAACtggttatatttaaatttagttttcagCATGTTTGGCCTGGGTATGCATTCTTTATTCTGCTCTCCTGGTTTT is a window from the Channa argus isolate prfri chromosome 16, Channa argus male v1.0, whole genome shotgun sequence genome containing:
- the tecpr2 gene encoding tectonin beta-propeller repeat-containing protein 2 isoform X1, translating into MATQPNPTSVLREFCPLYYLLNAIPPKIQRGFRSVVVYLTALDCSSDFLAVGSSIGMLYLYCRRLAHMNKYSLEGKCDAITAVKLLSCFDDLVAVGTASGRVAVFQLVSPLPGRNKQLRRIDVVGLHKGLVTSLAFSTNGMKLFSGDDKGRVVFSALDLDQGVCKPVLLFEESSGVVQMEYSHQVLLVSTQQRSLLYCTQTHEVQQLGTRPRKSSGRFGACFLPALCKQSDLQVFAARPGLRLWRSDIRGQVEDTRLLKPLFSTQIPQFELFPRPGPVGAYRPADRQLGVLSCFLRDSWILSWNEYSIYVLDYLNEVIIGALESSGDIVSVSCCDNEIFILKGDRDIIRISNSPEGIASNLSELSARLTSPLTLTILPPTGSVETAQPIRTMAIIVEGGGKEQEGGKNENEEEEGVEEAEEQEEYQLEAMEQLDQRSSLFTSSSRSRSSSVTSWDSLRGNTTVPTSCELTPGRYSAPMGQVEMQQELVVKAIRVKKKRRRHDSSGGNRLSESSCSDSMFVVQDGSCSDGGSEGTPLSDQASLIGLDLQNQDTPEQIQDQDSVGAGGGSEKGVKDEVMESSSNPSGSLLPVSLLLQGLENQLSAGNASAPCPGEEVVPLTPDVDLLLECTFSYMHNTEDDGGQEQEPLVEQENEFLTPLVRPEEEEDDLAPPSGLIDQMFYSTVSSLDRKSLSSDEEGDIYCHTLPPATTGSDVHTGLTNQMEKADRQMDQDSQDRDKLKPDQLAESWMGYSGPGCGILSLQVTDRHVWCLDFRGGLFCSTLPETGLNWQRFEDNVHQVAVSPSGNLLWKVEQKTMTAFACAKVSVKGKRHWYKAVEQTAFIALSDDSAWIIRTNGDLYLQTGLSMERPCARSVKVDSPCVFSQVCVRGGVVWALSEHKALFFREGLNSYCSEGEGWKYDTVSEGQGLELMCVGLGDGGTAWALDASGSLWFRTGVCSSRPQGDDDHWWQISISDYVVFDQGSLFQTLLQATQSVATVTRAPVERVVAFLSQYSQCQPSLVSSSASGVWVASGRNQLHLARGSLVGTFWQNVVPRGTVSGTRWTFITSSAVPHREGTFLWLAQSRKDLFCVWDQDGELRPSSVPLPPEVELTHLSACCDALWGLDTHGRISIRTLSPSCPTGLHWALLDLSQLGSVRLVSVSCGSQNVWAVDSRGVVYFRVGTQPLNPSMMLPAWIHIEPPVQPIGVQLVSIQTSPNDRLLWALDNRGSVFVRTGLSDEMPVGTDWELVPGLAVSQLVLSCRTVWVRCANGDLARRYGVSDRNPAGDYWKRIPGNANWLTVTPDDELWAVTLMGGLSHRLTKLLPQTPNKATPSGLAPSADEVDDEWELI
- the tecpr2 gene encoding tectonin beta-propeller repeat-containing protein 2 isoform X3, translating into MATQPNPTSVLREFCPLYYLLNAIPPKIQRGFRSVVVYLTALDCSSDFLAVGSSIGMLYLYCRRLAHMNKYSLEGKCDAITAVKLLSCFDDLVAVGTASGRVAVFQLVSPLPGRNKQLRRIDVVGLHKGLVTSLAFSTNGMKLFSGDDKGRVVFSALDLDQGVCKPVLLFEESSGVVQMEYSHQVLLVSTQQRSLLYCTQTHEVQQLGTRPRKSSGRFGACFLPALCKQSDLQVFAARPGLRLWRSDIRGQVEDTRLLKPLFSTQIPQFELFPRPGPVGAYRPADRQLGVLSCFLRDSWILSWNEYSIYVLDYLNEVIIGALESSGDIVSVSCCDNEIFILKGDRDIIRISNSPEGIASNLSELSARLTSPLTLTILPPTGSVETAQPIRTMAIIVEGGGKEQEGGKNENEEEEGVEEAEEQEEYQLEAMEQLDQRSSLFTSSSRSRSSSVTSWDSLRGNTTVPTSCELTPGRYSAPMGQVEMQQELVVKAIRVKKKRRRHDSSGGNRLSESSCSDSMFVVQDGSCSDGGSEGTPLSDQASLIGLDLQNQDTPEQIQDQDSVGAGGGSEKGVKDEVMESSSNPSGSLLPVSLLLQGLENQLSAGNASAPCPGEEVVPLTPDVDLLLECTFSYMHNTEDDGGQEQEPLVEQENEFLTPLVRPEEEEDDLAPPSGLIDQMFYSTVSSLDRKSLSSDEEGDIYCHTLPPATTGSDVHTGLTNQMEKADRQMDQDSQDRDKLKPDQLAESWMGYSGPGCGILSLQVTDRHVWCLDFRGGLFCSTLPETGLNWQRFEDNVHQVAVSPSGNLLWKVEQKTMTAFACAKVSVKGKRHWYKAVEQTAFIALSDDSAWIIRTNGDLYLQTGLSMERPCARSVKVDSPCVFSQVCVRGGVVWALSEHKALFFREGLNSYCSEGEGWKYDTVSEGQGLELMCVGLGDGGTAWALDASGSLWFRTGVCSSRPQGDDDHWWQISISDYVVFDQGSLFQTLLQATQSVATVTRAPVERVVAFLSQYSQCQPSLVSSSASGVWVASGRNQLHLARGSLVGTFWQNVVPRGTVSGTRWTFITSSAVPHREGTFLWLAQSRKDLFCVWDQDGELRPSSVPLPPEVELTHLSACCDALWGLDTHGRISIRTLSPSCPTGLHWALLDLSQLGLAVSQLVLSCRTVWVRCANGDLARRYGVSDRNPAGDYWKRIPGNANWLTVTPDDELWAVTLMGGLSHRLTKLLPQTPNKATPSGLAPSADEVDDEWELI